aatctggGAAATTAGTAGATAAAGATAAATGTGGAAAACTAAAGACCATGTTGCGATGGGATCATTATAGTTGTGAAAAAGTGATTCGTGAATTAAAGCGAGGGCCAGGGTTGTATAGGTGAGGGCTCCAGCGCCCTTTTTTGGCGCACAACCATCTTCAAACTCAGTCATAATTTTGATCTCAGCTACACAACTGTTAAGTTTtatgactgcatcttgcacagtTGCAATGTTTTCGTGTCAACAGACAAACTTATAAACGCTATGCCAAATACTCAAAACAGCATCTGTGGTAGTTCCCACTACAACTGTTGTCACCAGGTCCATATTTTGCCACGATGACACATGCGCAGAATTATGAGGTGAAAAAAATACCAGCCATCGAGACATTGTTGCAGCCGAAAATTTATTATTGTATGTGTAAAATTAATGAATGCTTGCACTAAGAAAAGCAACTTTACTTTCTGCAGGTCTGCATccaacatatatattttatatagataCAGAACTGCAGTAATGAACATAATCCTCACTTCATCCCATCACTTTGTATTAGCTGCAGAAGAGAGTATTGCCAGGTCTTGTATCAGCTTGTACCAAGAATTCCTTCAGCTCTGTTGATGAATTATGATTTGATATCCACTGCAGCAGATaaagtgtgtattttgggcTCCATGGGAAAGTTTGCTGTGACcctgaagagaggagagggcacCTGAGGACTTGAAGATACCATTCTGTGCATGCCTCTGACCCTCGCTGGCTTACACAAGTGCCAACGCTGCCAATGCTGCCAAGCTGATTTGCTCTGGGCTCTCAGATATCAGCATCACCTGTGGTACACGTTATTGCTTTGTGGTACATTTCTTTCCCTCCCCATCGTGTCCTTGAATGACAAGTGCAGGTGAATGATATTGTTATGATCTTTATCCGGCAGAAATTTCTGCCCTGCATatcaaactaaaaataaaaaaatgggagtaaaaatagaaactgaTTACAGCCCACATGCAGAAGTGAATTGGAAGCTTAGCATGATTACTCACTAACTTCTACTACTTATTACTGTTTCAAATAATTTGGTGACTTAGGCCCTTTCTGAAAGTAGGTCAGGGTATTAACACCTCTTAAAAACACAGTGGCCTCAGTGCCTGGGTAGCCGAGTGGTTACAGTGTATGCCACATATGCCAGCTTTGGGAATTTTGTTGCAttctctgtctgctctgtcatctgtcctccgcaaaaaaaaattatttaaaagcaGTAGCTTGCCAGTGAATCACTCATTACAAACTGCTGTGCATCCAAATATCCGTCTATTAAAACCAAACATGTCAGGGTGACACTTTCATGATGATTTTATTACCttagaaatatttcaaaaattcaCTCTATCTTACCTTTGAAAGACACAGAGACCTCTTATCATGCCTTCATTTTATCACACCTGGATTATTGCAACAGCTTCTTTACTTGCCTGAACAGAAATTCTATTGATCGACTCCAGACTGTACTGAACTCAGCTGCCAGgcttttaaccagaaccaagagacGTGATTACATCACTCCCATCTAAGCCTCTTTATGTTTCAAAATGGGTTTAAAATCTATTCttattttactgattacttttaaTGCTCGTCATTGTCTctccctgctctgtctctggCCTCTAACTGAACGCGTTGGTACATACTTTAAGATCCACGGGCAGGGggcttttgtctgttccagaggcctggctgaaaaataaagggCACAGAGCCTTTGCTTTCAGGACCCCTAATCAGGTAGGCTAAAGgccaaaaaacattaaaaatttaaatgtacAACCCTACACCGGTGACAGCTAGACGTGTGGTGGTGCTCCTGGACGTGTACCCCTGTGGCACTTtacaccactgtcctatttccagcctcaaCACCCCTGGAATTAAATGCAGTTTGATTTTGGGCTCtctacacatgattttaagctaatgcagagaTGGAagaagtacagatctttcagtaaaagtagtaataactttgcATGGTCATCTCTTGACGCTCTGCAGCACGACGCGTCCAGTGTGTACCAGGGGCAGCACTTGATGTGTGTCACATCATGCGCTTTAGTCAGTGATCTCCTTTatgtcccttcttaaaacatacttttattgaAGAACCTTTTATGATTTTACTTGCACTTTAATATCCTTGGAACTGTCTATGACTTCCTTCAataatgtgtttcttttcctattcttacctttttttatttttacaccaaattgtttttgtttttaatctgttttcttttaaaagctgATAATTTTATGACTTACGACAGAGTGGGTCCTCTCCcacggagtccaccatgttgtacAGCAACCCTgaatggacaaactaaacactggctttagatagggccattcatgttttggCATCAGCCGCCATACTTCACCTACAGGCTTGGTTCACTGTAGGAGATGCCACTAAAGACGccactaaaccctacacactacACCTTTAATGTTTTGAACTGGTATTAAGCACACTGACAGATTAATACATGTGCTAAGAAAAGcagttttatattatatatagctGCAGACCAGCAGTAAGGAGCGTAATCTTTATTTCAGCTGCAGAGGAAAGCATTGCCAAGTCTTGAATCAGCTTGTACCAAGAATTCCTGTGGCACTGTTGAGGATTTATGATTTGATATTTACGGCTACATGGGAAAGTCTGCTGTGAccctgaggagaggagagggcacCGCTAGCGTTGAGGCATAAAAACTTGGCCAggccaacagacagacaggatgaCACAACAGAACAGGCTCTTGCTGTTGTCTGACTAAAAGTGACTAAAAACAAGCATGAATTTTCAGTAGCTGTGAACATGCACGCCTCCATGTGTTCatgcattcaaacacacacaccctcacaaaCACTTGTCACGAGTACAAAGATGCCTCCCTACGACAATCAATTCATGAGTTTTGAAAGGGGACCTGgcaaaatggtgtgtgtgtgtgtgtgtgtgtgtgtgtgtgtgtgtgtgtgtgtgtatctttctCTTATGTTTGATGACATTACGTGAATCCGGTGGCATGAACAGTTAATCATCTGTCCTTTGGCTCATGACCAATCTTTCTACAAAATCCTGTGCATGTCTGtgaacccccaccccccttttAGCCAATtggcatgaacacaaacatgcactttCACATCCACCCACATGATCTCATTGCCAAATTTCAGACCCCTAGGGAAAAAACTGTGGCTGCCAAAGGGTAAGGAAACTTTTGTGGACCAACCAACTGACACAGCAACCTATAGGGCTGCTAGTCACAGCTAATAATCACTGTCTCTTACTTTAGCTAGCTAGTAATTTGATGATGCTGCACACAGTTTATACAGTAAGAAACTGTTTGTGATATAGTAATAAAACTCATTTACAGTGTAGATTATAGCAGAGACACACGCTTTCATGTGCTAGGTCATTTTGTCTTCTTAGGTGCGTCCTGGTATTCACCACATGTGTAACCAATCGCAGCCAGAAACTGAAACAATGCATGTTGTAATATGGTATGCTTACAATACCATTCGTTTCTTACTTTACTTCCCTCCCACCTCTCATTCCTGTCTGTTTgcctctcttttttcctctcctggATCATCCTCCTTGcactttttcacacacaacagagGACATGACAACAATGTTAAGTATCTCAAGGCCAAGCTGGGGTACAGGAAGATAAAAACCCAGGTTCCCAGGCCCTGGAGAACAATACCTAGCGCAGCATCACTGTCTGATCACTCCTATCTCCTCCTCCAACCAGACACACAGAACCAACCACAGCCTTAAGTCCGTCGCGAGTCCGACTGATTGACCGCCAAGCTCAAGCACCATGTCCTTTACGTTCATTGTCATGATGATGCTTCTGGGCTCTTCAGTGGTGATTGCATTTGTCTTGCAGCCATCCAGGGAAGAACCTGCAGCCTCTGCTAACTCTCCAGTTTACCATCACAGGTCAGTATCAAACATGTTTGTCCAACACTTTGTGTGCCAATATTGTTGTGCTTTTGTTAGTCAGGACAATTCTCTACAGGAAAACTGATTTCTTCAAGATTGTCCAAAGAGCTTTGAAGCATCTTGTTAGGTCACAAAGATTATTGTATTTTAAATTCACCTCAGTGCTGTAGACTTGTGTATTAGATCACACATCACAAGATTTATGCGTGCCTTTCCACATGGGTCAAAGAAAAATTATGGATTCTGGGTCACTTTGACcatttggttttgttgttgtgcagAGATGTATCGCACTGTTCTGTCTGAGCTTCAGCAGTGTAATCAATCACCCTTCAACACAAGATTTCTCGCACTTGGTTTAGCCAAACATCTGGAAAGTGCATCCAGAGATCGTTTTTAGTGGCACGTGCAGCCACTAACTGATGCATTTTTTGTCTTGATTGGAGTTTTAACACAgttatttttgtgaaatgtccaggatttcttctgtttctctttaattgttttttttttgtataattattttattttcatttctcaaacaacaaaaatttcACGGTTGATACACGATACACGATTATAATAAAAACATCCAAAacgagaaaacaaacaaacgaaagaacaaacaaaaacccagacacaaacaaaaccaaacaaaacaattacacaaaaaaaataaataaaaacacaacacaaatttATAACAGACccacagtgaaaacaaacaagctCAACCTCCTAATTTCATGTCCTTTATCATTACATTAATCTCTATCATCCAGCGAATTAACTTTACTCAACAGTTTAATCAATGTCCCTTGTTTTAAGCCATGCTATTTATTTATCCtactgaataaattaaatataacatCAGCACAGATAATTCATACTCAAACCGTGGGAGAAACCAGAATACTATATTAGTTAAACCCATTTGTTAAACATACAACTTTATGAACTCAAGACTTGTGATACTTTTCCCCATGTGTTTTCAAATTgagtcactttatttttttcagtggctATAAGCTTTTCCATGTTCAAATAAAAAGACAGTTCATTTTTCCAGTGACTAAGAGAGGGAGGATATGTAAATTTCCAATGTTGTAGAATAAGTTTCTTTAATATCAAAGATGAGAAAAGAATGATCCATTTTTGTGGAAAATGCATATTATTATTTGAAACATCTTGCAAAATATAAAACGATGGATGGAAAAGAAGCTTCGTACCCAGAGCCTCAGATAACCAATTCTCCACTTCCAACCAAATCCTCTGAACTTTATAACATTCCCAGAACACATGAAACAGAGAGTCTGGGGTTCCACACTTTAAGCAGCCATTTGAAACCTTTCCATCATACTTTATCCCTGGTACAATATATTCTATACATTATTTTATACTGAATCAAATGTAAATTTTCATTGACTGTAATATCTCTTGTTATATTCCAACATTGTACCCACTTGGAATTTATATCCTCCCTTCCTAAATCCTGGTTCCATAAACAAGTTCTAGATTTCAACAAATTATCAACCAAATAAGACTTCTGCAAAATTTTATAGACTTTGCCTGTCAATCTGTGACATGTTTCAGAATTGAATATAAGTTTTTCTAGTTCACTATGTTGTCCTGAAAATTCTAAATCAAAACTTTGGAATAAGCTCCTCAGCTGCATGTACCTGAAAAATTCCCCATTAGATTGATCATATCTACTTTTGAAATCAGTCCAGGAAATAAATTTATTACCGTTCATTAAATTTTCAACTGTTTCTATACCTCTTTCCCGCCATGTAGAccaatttaacattttattctctttaattgtttttaatgttatgcAGTGTTTAAATGACATGGGTGATATTATTTTCAGGTGTGGGTCATTGCAGTCCATGAGGAAGGGTCTCCTCAGGGCTCTCAACTTGCAggctgagccacagctgcctgtTGGTGGGCTGGACGGTGTCAGAGAGCAGTGGAGGAAGACCTTCAGGCCCCTCCCTCACAGAGCTAAGGACACTGCAGGTAAGTGGAGCCCAAATTCAAAGAAACCACTGCAAATCATACGTTTCCAGCCTTAGCTTTATCCTCAGTGACCTTTCCAAAGTCAAACCcagccaaacatgttttttcaaTGTCCGTGTAGTTCCAGCAGTGTCTGTGTCACCTGATGCTGGAAATGGAACGAGCCTGGAGTGCTGCTCCATGGCTTCTGAGATCTTTATGAAAGGTATgcaacaatgtgtgtgtattcatgtgtgtgcatATCAACAGCAGGAAATATTATAATGCATGTATTGTAATGTCCTTTCTTTTCCCAGATCTGGGATGGGACAGCTGGGTGATCCATCCTGCCAGCCTTACCATCGTTCACTGTGCAATCTGTAACCCTGATCTGAACACTGTGCAATGTCCATCATCCCATGCCAACGTCCAAGAAGCTGACTCACAGGTATAAACTAAAATTTAcatttctgatttatttttacatacatCGATGCTTTTATAGTGCTTTCCTcccaaaatgcaaaaacacccAGCTAAAGTGACCTGGAAAAATCCTGTATAGAAATTATAAAAAATACTCCAGtgcagtagaagtataaagttgcaCTGAATAGAAATATACATATTCCAGGGGTGTCGGTagagtagtggatagtgccggcaccccatgtacagaggcattgcctcgctgcagcagtcATGGGTTCAAGTCCGGCCTGcgaccctttgctgcgtgtcagtccccgctctctctctctctgtctccccatttcacacactatcctatccattaaaggaaaaagcccagaaaaataaaactttaagaAATATACATATTCCATTGATGAGTTCATGTGCGTAGTACTTTCCATCACTGTGCCAGTGTTTCAGTGTCTTGGGGCTAAGAACAGTGCGTACTTCACCTTGGTGTGTTCTGCCAATAGATAAGGTGATTTTCCCCCTTGTGCCAACACAGATGTACCAAACACAAGCCAAGACACTTCCAAAAGTTGGTTAATCAGAAACTAATGCAGTTTGGCAGCAGATATGTGTTATCAAAACAGAAGGTGGAAAAACATCTTAATGCAATCTCACaagcatatatttttttaaattattattgcaGGCATGTGTCTGTTAAGATAAACATTTTTGAAAGagttatagttttgttttctaCTTCTTGCTAATCATTGGTTAAAATATGTGACACTGCCACTGAAGCATGCGTCAAAtgattgtattttcttttttgccatCAGTATAAATGTCTAATATTTCActaaaatttggttaaaatacACTGAACTTTACACttcttgaggaaaaaaaaagaattaattgCAAATCATTCTTTTGTTTCATCTTGTTGAGGATTTTATGcagaaaaaatgtcaaactgtgttGCCATGCGTCACTCCTCCTGTCTTTGTTTCTACCCAGGTGTCCTGTTGTCAGCCCACCTCCCAGGAAATGGTGCCTGTTCTCTACGTGGATGAATTCAGCACTGTGGTCATTTCCTTCGTGCAGCTGACCCGCAGCTGTGGCTGTGGGCCTGGCACCCTCCAGCAGCCCGGCACAGAGTAAAGTTTGTTTTATAGTCCTGAGTATGTGAGCCacctggcacacacacaaacacatgaaatacAGAAGATGTGGATAATACATTATATGCAGGCGTATCTTCTCTCACTAAACTTATCTTAGATCGTCACAGTGTGTATTCAACACTGAGCATGGGAACCAAAGCAAAGTGTCCCTAAAAACTAAGTTTGCAttcctgtttctcctttctAACCAGAATGTGCCAGCACAGATGTGCTGAGCCAACCAAACACAAAACTGATCGATAATGTGTGTTTAAGATAAATCAGGTCATCCGTTTTACCACTAAAATAATAATTGACCTCAAATTACAATCTATGTTTGGATAACAGTTaacaaacaattttaaaaatgttttttatagctGAATTCAAGCATTTCTGTTGCACTATGAGCTGGAAGTAAAGTGCAGCTGACACTCGTCTAATAAAAGGCAACCAGTTTATCTTTAAATATGTCTCATGAGTGCAGAGTGCTATTTAAAGCTACTAACTGTTACTCAGTGTTCCTTCCAAAAAATGTGAGACGGTGCAGAGCCAAATCCTCACACAGGCCAGTTGTCTCCTCACTGATCTGTGAAACAACTGTTTCCTCTTAAGGGCAAGAAAATAACTTGATCCCAAAACTCAACCTGAggtcaaataaaaaatatttcaaaaattacCTGATAAAAATCTAATCTGATTATTGTAAATAAAGTAAACTGATTGCCATGCTGAAGGTCAGAGTAACAGGAGAAGATTGTGTACACCAGCTTACCTCCCTGCACCTGAATCTTAGTATTACAACAACATCACTCTGTGCTGATCTTTTCCACAAAAGACCATTGACAATGTTCCATTTTCACGTTTCCACTGGTAGAAAAATGACATTGCTGCCATGCAAACCTCCAAAAATTGTAACTTTAATTTACAAATTTGgatttaaacataaataaaacaacacgtAAAAAAAATAGATCAAGAAAAATCTGAGTACTTTCTCTTGAAAAACTTCACATTTCAGTACTCTGCTGTGGTGTGGTACTTTGCCCAGTGAAATGATCTTTAATTAAATTACTTTACTGGGCAAAGTACCACACTTTGCCACAACTGACCATTGTTTGCCACAACTGACCATTGTTTGCTTTAAATCACAATTTCTTTTAAAGCAAACAATGGTCAGTTGAGTTTTTTTAACCTGtagtttatttttgctttaaaaacattttattgtctattctatatttttatctacattttgtttgatttacaTATTGTGTGcttttatatacattttttttaaatagccgAGTTCTTGTTTTTTCTCATGTGAGCATTTGTCATGATAAGTAAAAGTTCtcagtttgtcattttgttgtaTACTTCCACTGACTTCACAAAATTACCTCATCATTCACTTTCTCGAGTATTTTTCACAAGTGAGCTACTACTTATCGGAGTGACATATCACCTCAACTCAGTCAAAACATCTAGCTCAAatgcaaaatgttttattgtgctGATGACACTGTTGTAACATCTTAATCATTTGTAGCAATTTCCTGATGCCTTTCTCACAATTATTTGAATAAAGATGACTGAAATCGACAGCTGTTTTGCTCTCAGTAATTTTTTCTTGAAACCTTTTTCATGGAAAAGAGTTAGTATGACTGTCAAAGCCGTTCCT
The sequence above is drawn from the Epinephelus fuscoguttatus linkage group LG18, E.fuscoguttatus.final_Chr_v1 genome and encodes:
- the gsdf gene encoding gonadal somatic cell derived factor, whose amino-acid sequence is MSFTFIVMMMLLGSSVVIAFVLQPSREEPAASANSPVYHHRCGSLQSMRKGLLRALNLQAEPQLPVGGLDGVREQWRKTFRPLPHRAKDTAVPAVSVSPDAGNGTSLECCSMASEIFMKDLGWDSWVIHPASLTIVHCAICNPDLNTVQCPSSHANVQEADSQVSCCQPTSQEMVPVLYVDEFSTVVISFVQLTRSCGCGPGTLQQPGTE